From Pandoraea vervacti, the proteins below share one genomic window:
- a CDS encoding IS110 family transposase, protein MFYLGIDVAKAKLDCCLLDMTNGKRSTKVVANSRAGLTDLLGWLGKRHTEPSHVHVALEGTGVYHEMAACGLHDAGLSVSVVNPAQVRAFATGMGVRTKNDIVDSHVLARFAMHARPMRWSPPAPEARILQALMARREALAQDLQRERNRHEKAEITAPTALVLHSILETIEFLERHLASLQREIDDHIAAHPGLKANLMLLQSIPAVGPQVGRTLLAIMHARHFDSAEQLAAYLGLVPVQRQSGSSIQGPSRLSKAGPPKVRATLYMAAVVAKRYNPHIKALCERLAARGKSTMSILGAAMRKLVHLCFGVLKTRQPYRANYVAIA, encoded by the coding sequence ATGTTCTACCTCGGTATTGATGTTGCCAAAGCCAAGCTGGATTGCTGCCTGCTGGACATGACAAACGGCAAGCGTAGTACGAAGGTTGTTGCCAATAGCCGCGCCGGCCTAACCGATCTGTTGGGCTGGTTGGGCAAGAGACACACCGAGCCGAGCCACGTACATGTCGCGCTCGAAGGTACCGGCGTCTATCACGAGATGGCCGCGTGTGGCCTGCACGATGCCGGGCTCTCCGTGTCTGTCGTTAATCCTGCGCAGGTGCGTGCTTTTGCGACCGGAATGGGCGTGCGCACGAAGAACGACATTGTAGACAGCCACGTGTTAGCGCGCTTTGCGATGCACGCACGGCCAATGCGCTGGAGTCCTCCAGCGCCCGAGGCTCGCATACTTCAAGCACTGATGGCGCGCCGTGAAGCGCTTGCACAAGATCTTCAGCGTGAGCGCAACCGGCATGAGAAAGCGGAAATCACGGCTCCAACGGCGCTAGTCCTGCATTCGATTCTCGAGACGATCGAGTTTTTGGAGCGCCATTTAGCCAGCCTGCAACGCGAGATCGATGATCACATTGCTGCCCATCCGGGCCTTAAAGCAAACTTGATGTTGCTGCAAAGTATCCCGGCAGTTGGCCCTCAGGTAGGCCGCACGCTGCTTGCCATCATGCACGCGCGCCACTTCGATTCTGCAGAACAACTTGCGGCGTATCTCGGCCTGGTGCCGGTGCAGAGGCAGTCGGGATCGTCGATCCAGGGCCCTTCACGTTTATCGAAGGCCGGGCCGCCCAAGGTACGGGCAACTCTCTACATGGCGGCCGTCGTCGCTAAACGCTATAACCCCCACATCAAGGCATTGTGTGAACGCTTGGCAGCGCGTGGCAAATCCACCATGTCTATACTCGGCGCTGCAATGCGTAAGCTTGTGCATCTGTGTTTCGGCGTTCTGAAGACACGACAGCCTTATCGGGCGAACTACGTCGCAATCGCTTGA
- the rpsB gene encoding 30S ribosomal protein S2 — protein MSVTMRQMLEAGVHFGHQTRFWNPKMAPYIFGHRNKIHIINLEKTLPMYQDALKYVRQLAANRGTILFVGTKRQARDIVAEAAARAGMPYVNNRWLGGMLTNFKTLKSSIKKLKDMEQALEAGEQERMSKKEALLFDREMAKLQKSIGGVKEMGGMPDAIFVVDVGYHKIAITEANKLGIPVIAVVDTNHSPEGVDYVIPGNDDSSKAVELYVQGVADAILEGRANAVKEVVEAVRGEGDEFVEVNEEA, from the coding sequence ATGTCTGTCACGATGCGTCAGATGCTGGAAGCGGGCGTCCACTTTGGTCACCAAACCCGTTTCTGGAACCCCAAGATGGCCCCCTATATCTTCGGCCATCGCAACAAGATTCACATCATCAACCTCGAAAAGACGTTGCCGATGTACCAGGACGCACTGAAGTACGTGCGTCAGCTGGCAGCAAACCGCGGCACGATCCTGTTCGTGGGCACGAAGCGTCAAGCGCGTGACATCGTGGCGGAAGCCGCAGCACGTGCCGGTATGCCTTACGTCAACAACCGTTGGCTGGGCGGCATGCTGACGAACTTCAAGACCCTGAAGTCGTCGATCAAGAAGCTCAAGGACATGGAGCAGGCTCTGGAAGCCGGCGAGCAAGAGCGCATGAGCAAGAAGGAAGCGCTGCTGTTCGATCGCGAAATGGCCAAGCTGCAAAAGTCGATCGGTGGCGTGAAGGAAATGGGTGGCATGCCCGACGCCATTTTCGTCGTCGACGTCGGCTATCACAAGATCGCCATCACGGAAGCCAACAAGCTGGGTATTCCCGTGATCGCAGTGGTCGATACGAACCACTCGCCGGAAGGTGTGGATTACGTGATCCCGGGTAACGACGACTCGAGCAAGGCTGTCGAGCTGTACGTGCAAGGCGTTGCCGACGCGATCCTCGAAGGCCGTGCAAACGCCGTCAAGGAAGTCGTTGAAGCCGTTCGCGGCGAAGGCGACGAGTTCGTCGAAGTGAACGAAGAGGCGTAA
- the frr gene encoding ribosome recycling factor encodes MSVADVKKNVEQKMTNSIESFKGQLAKIRTGRAHTGLLDHVQVDYYGSMVPISQVANVTLVDARTIGVQPWEKNMVAKVEKAIRESDLGLNPATQGDLIRVPMPMLTEERRREMTKLVKSEGEAAKVAVRNLRRDANDQVKKLVKDKEASEDDQRRSDDDVQKLTDKFVAEIDKLVAQKEAEIMTV; translated from the coding sequence ATGAGCGTTGCTGACGTCAAAAAGAATGTCGAGCAGAAGATGACCAACTCGATCGAGTCGTTCAAGGGCCAACTGGCTAAAATCCGTACCGGTCGCGCGCACACCGGTCTGCTGGACCACGTGCAGGTCGATTATTACGGTTCGATGGTGCCGATCAGCCAGGTTGCGAACGTGACGCTCGTCGACGCCCGTACCATCGGCGTTCAACCGTGGGAAAAGAACATGGTGGCCAAGGTCGAAAAGGCGATTCGCGAATCGGACCTCGGACTGAATCCTGCGACGCAAGGCGACTTGATTCGTGTGCCGATGCCCATGCTGACCGAAGAGCGTCGCCGTGAAATGACCAAGCTGGTCAAGAGCGAAGGCGAAGCCGCCAAGGTCGCCGTGCGCAATCTGCGCCGCGACGCGAACGATCAGGTCAAGAAGCTGGTGAAGGACAAGGAAGCTTCGGAAGACGATCAGCGCCGTTCGGATGACGACGTGCAGAAGCTGACCGACAAGTTCGTCGCTGAGATCGACAAACTTGTTGCGCAGAAGGAAGCCGAGATCATGACGGTGTGA
- the ispC gene encoding 1-deoxy-D-xylulose-5-phosphate reductoisomerase produces the protein MSQRLSILGSTGSIGVSTLDVVGRHPDRFSVYALSAHRNLDRLFEQCVAHRPQVAVVADAEGAAVLSARLVQAGLKIDVAYGPQALIDIAEAAEPTTVVAAIVGAAGLQSTLAAARAGKRILLANKESLVLSGALFMASAERAGATLLPLDSEHNAIFQCLPQVASENRATTRGVEKLVLTASGGPFRERELASLDDVTPDEACAHPNWVMGRKISVDSASMMNKGLEVIEAHWLFNMPPQKIEVLIHPQSVIHSMVTYTDGSTLAQLGNPDMRTPIAHALAFPDRVTSGVASLNLADIGKLTFEAPDLRRFPCLRLAFDTLHRGGTAGALLNASNEIAVAAFLEGRIRFTAIAQVVEQVLDALPVGEATSLDVVLDADRRARELAASIVARLPAPARS, from the coding sequence ATGTCGCAACGTCTCTCCATTCTCGGCTCCACTGGCTCCATCGGCGTTAGCACGCTCGACGTCGTGGGGCGTCATCCCGACCGTTTTTCGGTCTATGCGTTGTCGGCGCACCGTAATCTGGATCGCCTTTTCGAGCAGTGTGTCGCCCATCGTCCGCAAGTGGCGGTCGTGGCCGATGCTGAAGGCGCGGCCGTCTTGTCGGCGCGCCTGGTCCAGGCCGGTTTGAAGATCGACGTTGCGTACGGTCCGCAGGCACTCATCGACATCGCCGAGGCGGCGGAACCGACGACGGTCGTTGCCGCCATTGTGGGGGCGGCCGGACTTCAGTCGACGTTGGCGGCCGCGCGCGCAGGCAAGCGCATTTTGCTGGCGAACAAAGAGTCGCTGGTGCTCTCCGGCGCGCTGTTCATGGCGAGCGCCGAGCGTGCCGGGGCAACGCTGCTGCCGCTCGACAGCGAGCACAATGCCATTTTTCAATGCCTGCCTCAGGTGGCGTCCGAGAACCGTGCGACCACGCGCGGCGTGGAAAAGCTGGTGCTGACGGCGTCGGGCGGTCCGTTCCGCGAGCGCGAACTGGCATCGCTTGACGACGTGACGCCGGACGAGGCGTGCGCCCATCCGAACTGGGTCATGGGGCGCAAGATTTCCGTGGACTCCGCCAGCATGATGAACAAGGGCCTGGAGGTGATCGAAGCCCACTGGCTGTTCAACATGCCGCCGCAGAAGATCGAGGTGCTGATCCATCCGCAAAGCGTCATTCACTCGATGGTCACTTACACGGATGGCTCCACGCTGGCGCAACTCGGCAACCCCGATATGCGTACGCCGATTGCGCATGCGCTCGCCTTCCCTGACCGTGTGACGTCGGGCGTGGCTTCGCTCAATCTCGCGGATATCGGCAAGCTCACATTCGAAGCCCCGGACCTGCGTCGCTTTCCGTGCCTGCGTCTGGCATTCGATACGCTGCATCGCGGCGGCACCGCCGGTGCGCTGCTCAATGCATCCAATGAAATTGCCGTGGCGGCGTTCCTCGAGGGACGTATCCGGTTCACGGCCATCGCTCAGGTGGTCGAGCAGGTGCTCGATGCCTTGCCGGTGGGTGAGGCCACATCGCTCGATGTCGTGCTCGACGCTGACCGTCGGGCGCGTGAATTGGCGGCGTCGATCGTCGCCAGGTTGCCCGCTCCGGCGCGTTCCTGA
- the pyrH gene encoding UMP kinase: protein MSTPYKRVLLKLSGEALMGDDSFGINRATIERMVGDIAEVVRLGTQLAVVIGGGNIFRGVAGGAAGMDRATADYMGMLATMMNALALQDAMRHAGIEARVQSALRMDQVVEPYIRPRAIRQLEEGKVVIFAAGTGNPFFTTDTAAALRGSEVGAEVVLKATKVDGVYSADPKKDPNAVKYSTISFDEAISKNLQVMDATAFALCRDQKMPVRVFSIVKPGALKHVILGEDEGTLVHV from the coding sequence ATGTCTACTCCTTACAAACGCGTACTTCTCAAGCTTTCTGGTGAAGCCCTCATGGGTGACGATTCGTTCGGCATCAATCGCGCAACCATCGAGCGGATGGTTGGCGACATCGCCGAAGTCGTTCGCCTGGGCACGCAACTGGCCGTCGTGATCGGCGGTGGCAATATCTTCCGGGGTGTGGCAGGCGGTGCCGCCGGCATGGACCGGGCGACGGCCGACTACATGGGGATGCTTGCCACCATGATGAACGCGCTGGCGCTGCAGGACGCCATGCGTCACGCTGGCATCGAAGCGCGTGTGCAATCCGCGCTGCGTATGGACCAGGTCGTCGAGCCTTACATTCGTCCGCGCGCGATCCGTCAACTCGAAGAGGGCAAAGTCGTGATCTTCGCCGCCGGTACGGGCAACCCGTTCTTCACGACCGACACGGCTGCGGCGTTGCGCGGCTCGGAGGTCGGCGCGGAAGTGGTGCTCAAGGCGACCAAGGTCGACGGCGTGTACTCGGCTGACCCCAAGAAGGATCCGAACGCTGTAAAGTACTCGACCATCAGCTTCGACGAGGCGATCTCGAAGAATCTGCAGGTCATGGACGCGACGGCTTTTGCTCTGTGCCGCGATCAGAAGATGCCGGTGCGCGTTTTCTCGATCGTGAAGCCGGGGGCGCTCAAGCACGTCATCCTCGGCGAAGACGAGGGAACGCTCGTCCACGTTTGA
- the tsf gene encoding translation elongation factor Ts, whose product MPAITAAMVGELRAKTDAPMMECKKALTEADGDMVRAEEILRVKLGSKASKAASRITAEGVISAYIDGGKGAVVEINCETDFVSKNDDFLKFANDLAKLVAENNPADVAALSALPLDGKTVDQVRADLIGKIGENMTIRRFQRYETSGKLAAYLHGTRIGVVVEYEGADAEVGKNVAMHIAAMKPVAVSGDQVSPELIEKERKVAAEKAAESGKPAEIVAKMVEGSVQKFLKEVSLFNQTYVKDDKATVEQMLKANNTTVKGFTMYIVGEGIEKKQDDFAAEVAAQVAAAKQS is encoded by the coding sequence ATGCCGGCAATTACTGCAGCAATGGTGGGCGAACTGCGCGCCAAGACCGATGCGCCGATGATGGAATGCAAGAAGGCGCTGACCGAAGCCGACGGCGACATGGTCCGTGCTGAAGAAATCCTGCGTGTCAAGCTGGGTAGCAAGGCCAGCAAGGCCGCTAGCCGCATCACGGCTGAAGGCGTGATCTCGGCTTACATCGACGGCGGCAAGGGTGCCGTGGTCGAAATCAACTGCGAAACCGATTTCGTCTCGAAGAACGACGACTTCCTGAAGTTCGCCAACGATCTGGCCAAGCTGGTCGCCGAGAACAACCCGGCTGACGTTGCAGCCCTGTCGGCACTGCCGCTCGACGGCAAGACCGTTGATCAAGTGCGTGCCGACCTGATCGGCAAGATCGGCGAAAACATGACGATCCGTCGCTTCCAGCGCTACGAAACGTCGGGCAAGCTCGCTGCTTACCTGCACGGCACGCGCATCGGCGTGGTCGTCGAGTACGAAGGCGCGGACGCCGAAGTTGGCAAGAACGTCGCCATGCACATCGCCGCCATGAAGCCGGTGGCCGTGTCGGGTGACCAGGTGTCGCCGGAACTGATCGAGAAGGAACGCAAGGTTGCCGCAGAAAAGGCCGCGGAATCGGGCAAGCCGGCCGAGATCGTCGCCAAGATGGTGGAAGGCAGCGTGCAGAAGTTCCTGAAGGAAGTCTCGCTGTTCAACCAGACGTACGTGAAGGACGACAAGGCAACCGTCGAACAGATGCTCAAGGCCAACAACACGACGGTCAAGGGCTTCACGATGTACATCGTCGGCGAAGGCATCGAGAAGAAGCAAGACGACTTCGCTGCCGAAGTGGCAGCTCAGGTGGCCGCTGCAAAGCAGTCGTAA
- the uppS gene encoding polyprenyl diphosphate synthase — MGFLSSTLSAPHTASIPRHVAIVMDGNGRWATSRKLPRVAGHKRGVDAVREAVTACAELGVEYLTLFAFSSENWRRPQDEVSTLMQLFILALEREVGKLHSNGIRLRVIGALEAFEPRIQELVRRAEERTKDNKGLTLTIAANYGGRWDILQAARKLAAARVAQGGAAALETSFSEDDLAPYLSMAYAPEPDLFIRTGGDQRVSNFLLWQLAYTELYFTEEFWPDFNANTLKRAVAEFQQRERRFGRTSAQVQNPSGQSA, encoded by the coding sequence ATGGGTTTTCTAAGCTCTACGCTTTCTGCTCCCCACACAGCGAGCATCCCGCGTCACGTCGCCATCGTCATGGATGGCAACGGGCGTTGGGCTACCAGTCGTAAATTGCCTCGCGTCGCAGGGCACAAGCGTGGCGTCGATGCCGTGCGTGAAGCGGTGACGGCGTGTGCCGAGCTCGGCGTCGAGTACTTGACCCTGTTCGCGTTCAGTTCCGAGAACTGGCGTCGTCCGCAGGATGAAGTCTCGACGCTGATGCAGTTGTTCATCCTGGCGCTCGAGCGCGAAGTGGGCAAGCTGCACAGCAACGGCATTCGACTGCGCGTGATTGGCGCGCTCGAAGCGTTCGAGCCGCGCATTCAGGAGCTTGTCCGGCGCGCGGAAGAGCGCACTAAGGACAATAAAGGGCTCACCTTGACCATCGCTGCCAATTACGGCGGGCGATGGGATATTCTCCAGGCAGCGCGAAAGCTCGCCGCCGCGCGTGTTGCGCAGGGCGGTGCAGCGGCGCTCGAGACATCGTTTTCGGAAGACGACCTCGCGCCTTATCTGAGCATGGCCTACGCACCGGAACCGGATCTCTTCATCCGCACCGGCGGCGATCAGCGCGTCAGTAATTTTCTGCTTTGGCAACTGGCGTACACTGAACTGTATTTCACCGAAGAATTCTGGCCGGACTTCAACGCCAATACGCTTAAACGGGCCGTTGCCGAGTTTCAGCAACGCGAGCGCCGTTTCGGTCGTACCAGCGCACAAGTCCAGAACCCCTCGGGACAATCCGCCTGA
- a CDS encoding phosphatidate cytidylyltransferase: MLKTRVITAVVLLAILLPVIFVGTPAQFALLAAIIVAAAGWEWGRLVGLNGAGAIFYGALALLGVGLTWAGGWTLSLIWLKPAAVFWILAGPYTLARKPATRGAWRGLLLVAGPVLLIAAWQALCLARERGVAFLLSVLVIVWLADTGAYFAGRAFGKRKLAPSISPGKSWEGAIGGWLLVLVVAAVVFVSGLQAPTIVSHLASAQGLFVGAVTLTVLVAFSVVGDLFESQLKRQAGVKDSSALLPGHGGVLDRIDALLPVLPLALLFV, encoded by the coding sequence ATGCTCAAGACACGCGTCATTACCGCTGTCGTACTTCTCGCCATTCTGTTGCCTGTGATCTTCGTCGGTACGCCGGCGCAGTTCGCTTTGCTCGCGGCCATCATTGTGGCGGCCGCCGGGTGGGAATGGGGCCGCCTGGTCGGATTGAACGGCGCTGGCGCTATTTTCTATGGCGCACTCGCATTATTGGGCGTCGGCCTGACATGGGCGGGCGGATGGACGCTGTCCTTGATCTGGCTCAAGCCCGCTGCCGTTTTCTGGATTTTGGCCGGTCCCTATACGCTTGCTCGCAAGCCGGCGACTCGGGGCGCCTGGCGTGGCCTGTTGCTGGTCGCCGGTCCCGTACTATTGATCGCCGCCTGGCAGGCCCTTTGTCTGGCGCGTGAGCGCGGCGTGGCGTTCTTGCTGTCCGTACTCGTGATCGTCTGGCTGGCGGACACCGGCGCCTATTTTGCAGGCCGTGCGTTCGGCAAGCGCAAACTCGCACCATCCATCAGTCCGGGAAAGTCGTGGGAAGGGGCGATCGGTGGATGGCTTTTGGTGCTTGTCGTTGCTGCTGTAGTGTTCGTCAGCGGTCTGCAGGCACCCACGATCGTGTCTCATCTCGCCAGTGCGCAGGGCTTGTTTGTCGGCGCGGTGACGCTGACCGTGCTGGTGGCCTTCTCGGTCGTGGGCGATTTGTTCGAATCTCAACTCAAGCGGCAAGCCGGCGTGAAGGATTCCAGCGCGCTGCTGCCCGGCCATGGCGGCGTGCTCGACAGAATTGACGCACTGCTCCCTGTGCTCCCGCTGGCTCTGCTCTTCGTCTGA